The nucleotide window ACGGTGCCGTCGGCGGTGACCGCCGGCAGCGCCGCGTACTCGTCGAGCGATCGCTCGTCGGCGCGGCGCTTGCGGGAGCGCGCCTCGAGATCGGCGAGCACGTCCGCCGGGGGATCGACGAGCACGACGCCCGACGATCCGTCGACTGCGACGATCGCTCCAGGCGGCACCACGCCGCTCGCGTGGCGCAGGCCGGCCACCGCCGGCACGTGGATCGATCGCGCCAGGATTGCGGCGTGATAGGTCCAGCTGCCCGCGTCGGTGACGAGCGCGGCGAGCCGATCGAGATCGAGCTGGGCGATGAGCGACGGGCTCAACTCGTCGGCGATCAGGACCAGCGGCCCCTCGACGTCGCGGAACAGCTCGAGTGCGCTGCCGTTCGAGGTCAGGTTCATGACCAGCCGCCCGACCACGTCGGCCACGTCCCCCTTGCGTTCGCGCAGATAGGGATCGTCGATGCGGTCGAAGAGCGCCGACACTTCTTCGAGGGCGCGCTGCAGGGCGGATTCGGCATTGAGCCGATCCTGCCGCACGATCGCGGCGGCGCGATCGACCAGCATCGGATCGTCGAGCATGAGCAGCTGCGCGTCGAAGAGGTAGGCGTGCTCGCTGCCTGCGGCGGTGGCGATCCTGTTCTGGATCTGCTGGATCTGGATCCGCGACTGCGCGCGCGCCGCGTCGAGCCGCGCCAGTTCGCTGCCGACCCGCCGTTCGGCGACGCGGAAGCGCAGGGTCGGAATCGCGCGGCTGACCACGAGCGCGCGGCCGATGCCGATTCCCGGAGACACGCCGAGGCCGGTCAGCTTCACGCCGGCCCGCCCTGCGCCCCGTCCAAGGGCACGTCGTCGAATCCGCGCTCGACGAGCGCGCAGAGCGCGGCGATCGCGTCGGCCTCGTCCGGGCCGTCCGCCGAGATGCGGATGGCGCTCCCCTGCGCCGCGGCCAGCAGCAGCAGCCCCATGATGCTCTTGCCGTCGACCTCGCGGTCGCCGCGCGCGACCCGGATGTGCGAGGCGAAGCCGCCCGCGGTGTGCACGAACTTCGCCGCGGCCCTCGCGTGCAATCCGAGCGCGTTCGAGATCGACAGCTGGCACGTCTGCATTACGTCTTCTCGCCGCGAATCAGGTCCGACGCAACCCAGATGGCGTTGCGCCCCTGCTCGCGGATGTCGCGGGCGAGGGTCAGCAGATCCGTGTCCTTCAGCGGCCGCGCCAGCTTCATCAGCATCGCCAGGTTCAGGCCGGTAATCACTTCGACCTTGTCGGTGTCGAGGAAGGTGACGCCGAGATTCGCGGGCGTGCCGCCGAACATGTCGGTGAGTACGAGAACGCCGGCCGGGCCGCCGGCGGCCGACGCCTTCTCACGCACGCGCTCGATCGCCTTGCCGATCTCGTTGCGCGCCTGGTCGACGTCGTCGTGCCAGCCGATCGATACGGCGGCGAAGTGCGGCAGATCGCCGACGATCATCTCCGCCGCGTTCAGCAGCTCCGCCGCGAGCTGGCCGTGGGTGACGACGACGACTCCGACGCGCATGGTCGGAGTCAAGCGGGGGGAGTTCCTGTCGGTGCCAAAGGTGCTAACGGCGCCAAAGGTGCAAAAGGTGCCGGTGCGAAGGGTGCCAGGGGTGCCAAGGGTGCTGGTGCCAAGGGTGCGAACACAGAGAAGGAGCCTTCTGACGTCAAGGCAGCCGACGTCGCCGGCGGTGTCAACACTGCCTCGCCCGCGAGCTGGACTCTGCGCCGAGGCGCGCTCGATCCGATCAGCACGCTCTCTCCTGCGCCGTCCGCCCGCTTCGCACCCTCTGCACCAGCACTCTTCGCACCCTCTGCAGCAGCACCCTTCGCACCAGCACCCTTCGCACCCTTCGCACCAGCACCCTTCGCACCCTGAGCACCTTTCGCACCAGCACCCTTAGCACCTTTGGCACCCTTAGCACCCTTGGCACCGACAGCGGAGCCTCTATTCGATCGCAATATCCCTATGCCTGACCCTGCTCTGAACTCCCTTGAGCCCGCTCAGCCCCTTCTTGATCGCCTCCGCCACCATCACCGACCTGTGGCGTCCGCCCGTGCAGCCGATCCCGACCGTCAGATACGACTTTCCTTCCGCGACGTACTGCGGGATCAGGAACCGCAACAGGTTCAGCGTGTGCTCGAGGAACTCGTGCGTCGCCGACGACTTGTCGAGAAACAGCCGGACCTCCCGGTCGCGTCCGGTGTGCGGGCGCAGCGCGGGGACGAAATGCGGGTTGGGCAGGAAGCGGACGTCGAAGAGCAGATCCGAATCGACCGGAATGCCGTGCTTGAACCCAAAGCTGAGCACCGTCACGACCAGTTGCGCGCCTGGCGAGCGGCCGGTCTCGACGTTGCGGAACGCGTGCCGCAGCTCGTGCACCGTCATCGCGGAGGTGTCGACCACGTGATCGGCGAGACGGCGCAGCGGCTTCATCCGCTCCCGTTCCTCGCGGATCCCTTCGATCGCCGACCGATCGGGGGCCAGCGGGTGCGGCCGGCGCGTCTCGCTGAACCGGCGCACCAGCACTGCGTCCTGGGCGTCGAGAAAAATGAGCACCGGATTCAGGAGGCGCATGCCGCGGAGCCGCCGCAGCACTTTCGGCAGTTCGTCGAGCATCTTCCCCTCCCGCGCATCGACAACCACGGCGGCGCGTCCGATGTCGCTGCCAGCGCGCAGCGTCAGCTCGGCGAGCATCGGCAGCAGCCCGACTGGCAGGTTGTCGACGCAGAAGTAGCCGAGATCCTCGAGTGCGCGGATCGCCTGCGACTTGCCCGACCCGGACAGCCCGGTCAGGACCACGAACCGCGAAGCAACTGCCGTGCGGGCGGCGCGGCGCGCCGCGTGTCTCCGTTCCTTCACCTGCACCACCGTCGCACTAG belongs to Vicinamibacterales bacterium and includes:
- a CDS encoding HPr family phosphocarrier protein, which encodes MQTCQLSISNALGLHARAAAKFVHTAGGFASHIRVARGDREVDGKSIMGLLLLAAAQGSAIRISADGPDEADAIAALCALVERGFDDVPLDGAQGGPA
- a CDS encoding PTS sugar transporter subunit IIA: MRVGVVVVTHGQLAAELLNAAEMIVGDLPHFAAVSIGWHDDVDQARNEIGKAIERVREKASAAGGPAGVLVLTDMFGGTPANLGVTFLDTDKVEVITGLNLAMLMKLARPLKDTDLLTLARDIREQGRNAIWVASDLIRGEKT
- the rapZ gene encoding RNase adapter RapZ, coding for MKERRHAARRAARTAVASRFVVLTGLSGSGKSQAIRALEDLGYFCVDNLPVGLLPMLAELTLRAGSDIGRAAVVVDAREGKMLDELPKVLRRLRGMRLLNPVLIFLDAQDAVLVRRFSETRRPHPLAPDRSAIEGIREERERMKPLRRLADHVVDTSAMTVHELRHAFRNVETGRSPGAQLVVTVLSFGFKHGIPVDSDLLFDVRFLPNPHFVPALRPHTGRDREVRLFLDKSSATHEFLEHTLNLLRFLIPQYVAEGKSYLTVGIGCTGGRHRSVMVAEAIKKGLSGLKGVQSRVRHRDIAIE